DNA from Candidatus Binatia bacterium:
CCCGGTGCCGGAAGAGCGGCACGTGGGCCTCCCAGCACTCGACCGTGCAGAACGTGAAGTCCGTACCCTTGCGGTGGCAAGTCGAGACGCTGCAGACGTAGTAGTCGGCCGAGAAGCCGATGTCGTTCTTGCAGGTGTTGCAGCGCTTCCAGGAACTGCCTTCCACGGGCTCTCCTTCTGCGGTGTCAGTACCGCTTGAATCCAGGACGCTTGCACGCAGGCCAGCCCGCTTGCAAGGTTCCGAAGCGCCACGGGAGATCCGGACACATGAGAAACCTTTTGGAATTCGTGAAGACGACAGTGATCGGCGGCTTCTTCGGCCTGGTCCCCGTGGTGGGCGTCATCTTCATCGTCGCCGAATCGCTCAATGCCGTCGGTGTCGTGATCACGCCGATTGCGGAGAACCTGCCGGTCGAGACCATCGGCGGGATCGAACTCGCGCACGTCCTCGCTCTGGTCCTCGTCCTTGGGTTCTGCTTTGGGGTCGGCGCCCTTCTCCAGACCCAGATCGGCGCGCGAGGAACCCGGTGGCTCGACGAGCGCGTGCTCGACCGAATCCCCGGCTACAACGTTCTGCGCGGACTGTCCGCGAGCTTCGCGGGCGACGACGACACCACCCGATTCGCGCCGGCCGCAGTCGATCTCCACGGCTCGGGCGTGTTCGCGTTCGCCTTCATCGTGGAAGAACTGGCCGACGGGGCCTTCACGGTGCTCGTGCCGATCAGCCCCACCCCGAGCCTTGGCACCCTGTACTACGCGCCCGCCGAGCGGGTCCGCCGCCTGGAGGTCCCCCTCGGAACGGCGGTGAACTGCATCATGCGCTGGGGAATCGGCTCGAGCGCGCTGGTCGACAGCGCCGGCCCGCCGCTCCATTCGCCCCCGAAGTGAGCATCTCTTGAACGCCG
Protein-coding regions in this window:
- a CDS encoding DUF502 domain-containing protein; this encodes MRNLLEFVKTTVIGGFFGLVPVVGVIFIVAESLNAVGVVITPIAENLPVETIGGIELAHVLALVLVLGFCFGVGALLQTQIGARGTRWLDERVLDRIPGYNVLRGLSASFAGDDDTTRFAPAAVDLHGSGVFAFAFIVEELADGAFTVLVPISPTPSLGTLYYAPAERVRRLEVPLGTAVNCIMRWGIGSSALVDSAGPPLHSPPK